From the Bombus pascuorum chromosome 7, iyBomPasc1.1, whole genome shotgun sequence genome, one window contains:
- the LOC132908610 gene encoding isovaleryl-CoA dehydrogenase, mitochondrial encodes MKFYTNKFMRPLLWKFLKSNNKFNVRYSSKYYTIDDNIFGLNKEQKELRQLIFSFAQKELAPKAAEIDKKNNFDDLREFWKKLGKLGLLGITAKPEYGGTGGTYLDNIIVIEELSRASGAIGLSYGVHSNLCINQIHRNGTEEQKYKYLPKLCSGEHIGALAMSESTSGSDVISMKLQAKKQGDYYILNGHKFWITNGPDADTFVVYAKTDPNAAKPQHGVTAFIIERGFEGFSTAQKLDKLGMRGSNTAELVFEDCKVPVTNILGEVNKGVYVLFSGLDLERLTLSAGPLGLIQASCDVAFDYAHTRTQFGKRIAEFQMIQEKIANMYTSLSVCRSYLYSVARSCDAGHINRKDCAAVILYIAECATNAALNAIQILGGNGYINDYPTGRFLRDAKLYEIGAGTSEIRRMVISRAISEEYS; translated from the exons atgaaattttatactaataaatttatgaGACCCCTCTTATGGAAGTTCTTAAagtcaaataataaatttaatgtgagatattcttcaaaatattatacaatagaTGACAATATCTTTGGACTAAACAAAGAACAGAAAGAG CTTcgacaattaatatttagttttGCACAAAAAGAGCTTGCTCCAAAGGCGGCTgagatcgataaaaaaaataatttcgacgACCTCCGT GAATTTTGGAAGAAACTTGGCAAATTAGGTTTATTAGGAATAACGGCAAAACCCGAATACGGTGGTACAGGTGGTACGTATTTAGATAATATTATCGTTATAGAGGAATTGAGCAGGGCATCAGGTGCTATAGGTCTTAGTTATGGCGTTCATTCAAACCTGTGCATTAATCAAATTCACAGAAATGGGACGGAAGAGCAGAAGTACAAATATTTACCAAAG TTATGTAGCGGAGAGCATATCGGAGCACTTGCGATGTCAGAATCGACATCTGGATCTGACgtaatttctatgaaattgcAAGCTAAAAAACAGGGTGACTACTACATTTTAAACGGTCATAAATTTTGGATCACAAATGGTCCCGATGCTGATACTTTTGTCGTTTATGCGAAAACGGATCCAAATGCGGCTAAACCGCAACACGGTGTTACGGCATTTATCATAGAACGAGGTTTTGAAGGTTTTAGTACTGCTcaaaaattagataaattagGTATGCGAGGTTCCAACACTGCTGAACTTGTATTCGAAGATTGTAAAGTTCCtg TTACAAATATACTCGGAGAAGTAAACAAAGGCGTTTACGTACTATTCAGCGGTCTAGATTTGGAACGGCTAACGTTATCAGCGGGGCCTTTAGG ACTTATTCAGGCTAGTTGCGATGTGGCATTTGATTACGCACATACGAGGACACAATTTGGAAAACGAATAGCAGAATTTCAAATGATCCAA gaaaaaatagcaaatatgTATACAAGTTTAAGCGTTTGCAGAAGTTATTTGTATTCTGTAGCTAGATCTTGCGATGCAGGACATATAAACCGAAAAGATTGTGCCGCGGTGATACTTTACATAGCCGAGTGTGCTACTAATGCTGCATTGAATGCAATTCAGATACTTg GTGGAAATGGCTACATAAATGATTATCCGACTGGAAGATTTTTAAGAGACGccaaattatatgaaattggCGCTGGTACTAGTGAAATTCGTCGAATGGTAATTAGTAGAGCGATTAGCGAAGAATATTCATAG